cactgcggcgcagtcaagagCTTGTATAGAACCAACTTGTTTTGGTCTCGACTACTTGCTAAGCTCTGCCGTCTCGTCCattcaaatcaactctcatcaatATAACGTACTTTCTGGCCAATAAtcacccgaaaatgtaccaaatgaatgTGCAACCTGTTCAGAGcatgaaaacactaacaaacaccataaacgcgccaaatgcatacaaaaacgacttaaaatatatagtaaaatggccaataatgatgtgggtaatgggtataaattagtcacatcactactattgttattattgttatcattatattaatgttatcaatattattattaatataactaattctcaatattaatatataatattattataataatttatattattattattattatttaatattcattaatgttattatcaatatcattttttaactattattattaaaaaatatatatttataatattatttattattaataatatttttatttgttattatattatttcttaatattattagtatttttatatttaatgtttattattggtataaatatattattattttttatttatttttaattagtagAACATAATCATTatgacatttttatttattaatattattcttatttattattattaacattgttattttattattattaaattttttattattttattattattaaattttttattctttattattgttattgttattattactttttatgttattattatttttattaatattgttatcatcatatctttattattatttatttattattttatattagtatttatatttattattactttattagtctttatttttatttctatatttatttattatcattcattatttttattactattagtattaacattttattatttattattgtttttattttttatattattattttatttttatatgtattattattgtcatatatttattattattattatttttaatatttgtacttacatttagtattattttagaaatatttattcttattagtatatttgtttattatcattcattatttttaattttattactattattatttttattattatcattattatatttatttgtttcttatttattattactattatatattgttattcttaaaaataataataataatatactaataataattataatgataatataataatagttactactactactactactattattattattattattattattattattatataagatgtataataatatattattaaattgataaaaatacAAGAGTTTAACaaagggtatttttgtcatttgTAATAGTTTGCATTCAAATTCCATTAATAGAATTACattgaattctgtcaaccaaacacaaaacaaattttaaaactttcatattccaattcctcaaatttcaattcaTTTGACAGATTCGAATTCCATAGAAATATTCTGAGAACCAAACGCCCCCTTGGGCCTTGGTGATAGGTTAACgctaaaaatcaaaattgaccatatattattatgtacATAGTCACCCCACTTacttgaaaatgaaaatcatcaaactaTCGAAGACGCGTCACCTTTTGGAAAGAGTGATCGTCGTTGTCTTTATCATCAAAAATTCAAACAATATGGCAATATGCTATAGCTTGAGGACGATGATTTCTAATAACATAGAGATTTTGTGATATAgaaatcaaacaaacaaaaatgtaaCATGGGTGGAATGGTGCAACATTCAATTGATATAATCACActtaaatagttgtatacttCTTTTTGTAGATGCTTATGTAAATAACTTACATTACTCGTTGTTGTCACCATTACCATCACCAGTCGCCACCTGTCATTGTCACAACCACACTGCCAGTCTGCCACTATCACGTATTGTGCGAACATCCGTCTAGTTATTAGTCAATGTAAACAACTTAAGCCCTCAACAAACAACTTAATTTATGATAATTGTATTGTTGTATAGCTTTCGACATATATAAGGAAAATTTtagaataatattaataaaaagaatcatATCTTGGTTTTCAAAACAATCGAATCAGCAAACAAAATTACCACTCAAGTTTTAGTTTCACACATGTACTTGTATACCAACAAACCATATTAATGGTATTTATAAAATCGAACCGAACGGATTAGATAAGAATGAAGTAGGAGAATCAATCAAGTTGGGGAAATAAGACAAGTAAATGGATCGTGCGAGGAGGGGTTTGGGGGGTCAAAATAAAACCGTAACAAGTTGAGTACCCTCCCGTTCGCAATTTACGGAATTTGAGGTGGTTCCGCTTTCAATACTCTCGGAACTCCATTTCTATCAttaagaaaaagacaaaaaaggcAGCCGTTGGTATTTgctagatttttttttgaaaggcggTATTTGCTAGATAGATtgcattttctttaattttgttacgttatttttttttcaatgtaatattataaaaaatcgCCAATTTGTTaaagaaagttatatgaaaGAATTATCTAAAAAGCTATTAAATTAtactattaattttttattttttaaaatatatctaataactgtttatattaattattttttttataggttttgcTAAACGCAGCTTTTAGGGCTgcagttaaggtgcattaaatagttgtacacttatctTAAAATTCAAGGGTGGGTTTTTGATATAGAaatgtacaaattttttatacacattaaatGCAGCCCTTAGGACTGCGTTATACCACCCGATGTCACTTCTATTACCACAGGTACGTCGCCCCATCACCACACCTTCGACGTCATGACTACCCCGTATTGCGCGAATACCGTGCTAGTATTCCCTTATAAACATACGAAAACACCAATTGAATAtacaatctatatctatactatattataaaaaaacaacactttatttttgaaaatgttaaaaaatatgtaatatttttacttatcagcccttaaaatatattcatctacgctacccccttaacattaatgattaaattacaatatcaatcatttatttcttaaaatatctccatcaaccctttacatcaattatttacactaCTTGACGCCTCATCTAGCACCAACAGTCGGCCTCAATACCACAACGTCGCCATCACGATGATTGCCGCATTGTACGAGTAACGTGCTGGTttcaaacaataattatatcAGATTAAAATTGCATCAATCCTCCCTACTAGGGACACCTGCATTATGTATTATCTTTATTCTTATACGGTTATACCTCAAGATTTCATGGGACTTAACATTTTGGACAATCTTAGTTGGGCACACCTCCGAGTTCGAGATTCTCCTCTCGTTAACTTGCGAGTATCCAATACTTACTTATAAATCatttgtattattatattttgaaaaagtacttaaaatttaaagtaaattcatttaaaatgatAGTAGTCATTGTCTTTTCAGGAAAGAACCAAAATGCACTTTTCATATAGCAAGTATACTTCTtaaatttaatatgaaaatttgtTTGATGACAAAAGAAATGATGCAAAATTCTAAAAATCGACATAGATGTCTGCGTTTGTGGAAACCGTTTTTGAAATATACCATTTAACAAAAACAGGGTTGTCCCCGTACTCGCCACTAGCACAACTTGATATGTTTGTGGTAACAAATAATGGTCAAATATTAAAACTAACTTTTACACTTGTATcatcatataacttttaatgtttCTATTTATAGTACTTTTGAGGTTGTatttggaaaactataaatagtaGTATGGTCCTTTTGGAATTAAACTCATTTCTTGGTTTGATTTGAACATGGAGAGCGATGATGATGCTAACAAGAGATACCCAATAGGCCAAACACCACCAGAAAAAGAGTTTTCATATGTCCCTAAATCTTATGAAATCTCAACATCAAGTAGACCAAGTTTGAACCCGGAAATCACAAATGTAGTGGTCATTGACTTAGCTGGTCTCAATGATCCTGATCAACGACCCAACATTGTCAAGAACATTGGAAATGTTTGTCGCGAAAGTGGCTTTTTCCAGGTAGGTGTCTTAGACATTTTTCAATATCATTATCGAAATGccaatattttgtttaatttttttttttttttttgtggcaATTAAGATAATCAACCATGGGATATCACAAAAAGTGCTCGACGATGCATTAGGAACTGCATTTGGGTTTTTCAACCTGCCAACAACAGAGAAGACAAGGTACATGTCTAATGACGTTCACAAGCCAGTTCGCTATGGGACAAGTCTAAAAGATGGGGTTGACAAAACTCAGTTTTGGAGGATTTTTCTTAAGCACTATGCTCATCCTTTGAATGATTGGATCCAACAATGGCCCGATAAACCATCTGATTACCGGTAACATTCTATTAGCTAAAGACATTTTTTTACATTCTTTATAACATTCTTTTAAATTAcaagacatttttttttacattctttATTAGCTAAAAACATCTTAGTTCAGCTTTATATATAACGTTCTTTATATTACAATAGGAAAAACCAATATGCTTCTAGCAGTAGGGAAGAAACATGTTTTCCCCTCACAAATTCCCCCATGAAAATcacatgtataaatataaaatctcCCCCCTCACAAAATCATGGAAGTATGGTGTTTCTAACAGCATACTTGTTACCCTAATTAcaatataacatttatttacaATACAATAAGTAACTGTgttctatatataaattttcgtagtttgaaatatgtttttaagaaaaaaaaatgttaaaagttgaagGCCTGGTTGATTTGATTGGGCTTTAAGTGAGTCTAGAGAAAAATATTCTTGTCTGAAGAAAAAGTTACAATACAATTTTGTTACATGTTGATGACGCCCATCTGAAGAAAAAGACCCCACTTGACTTGGGACATCATCGGATCTATTTTTGTCATTATCTAATTTATAGTCAACTAGATCACTATTCAGTTTTCAAAATTCCTACTTTAAGAAATTACACATGCGTATAAAACAATCACTATTCTATGGGAAGAAGATATACAACAAATCaaaccaaaagtccaaaacatGGTAACAATCATAAATTTATGTACGTTTTCCATTGTTTTAATTTGACCAAGAAGATATACaagaaaaatcaaatcaaaatatggTAAAATGAGATATTTTCAATTATCTCCTTCCACTTTGGATTTGGCTATACGTAAACCCTTGtttaaatatattcattttgtACCCATCACTTTTGGTTTCCATTTTTTCGTCGACTCATTATCCAAATTACACAACTTTTATGACTTGGATCATTTTTGTATCACAGTATTAGTTATAATTAATTGGTGAGAATATTGATTCAAACCGCATACAAGGGTATAATTATGCATATGCGTATGTATACACTCGAAAAATTAGTAACGTCAACCTTGTTGGACAATACGTATGCAAAAAGGATTTTTTTGGTAAAGTTTTTACGTCGCCCACGTTGTGATGTTCACGACTTGAATAATCCCACGTGTTATTATTGGCAAAGTAATTTTATTGGACAACAGTTTAGAATACCTATGTGATCAGATATGTCGGAATGTGTAGTGAACGTATTAGACCATCAAGATTGATCaaaaatgtaatgtaatgtaaataGCAAACaaatatggatatatatttaACATGTAAGAATTTGATTAATGTTTAGTACTTAAATACCACAtatgtttagttgtttacttACATTCTCTTTTTACTATGTTTGATAATTTTGTAGCGACAAAATGGGGGATTATGCTATGAAAGCAAGGCACTTGGCCCTCGAACTTATGAGGGCCATAACCGAAAGTCTTGGAATTGGCCCAAAATATCTTGAAAACAAGATGGAAGATGGTATGCAAGTGATGGCAGTTAATTGTTACCCAAAATGTCCAGAACCACATCTAGCTTTAGGATTGCCACCTCACTCGGACTATAGTTGCATAACCATTGTACATCACAGCTTGTGTGGTCTTGAAATCATGGACGCTTCTGATGGCACTTGGCGACTAGTCCCTGAACTACACGGGGCTCTCCAAGTCCATGTGGGCGACCATGTGGAGGTACTAAGTAATGGACTATACAAGAGCATAGTTCATAGGGTTACCCTCAACAACGATAAGACTCGGGTTTCTATTGCAAGTTTACATAGTATGGGAATGGATGAAAAAATGGCACCTGCCGAAGAACTTATTACTGATGAACATCCCACAAAGTACAAGGAAAGTAGCTTTAGGGATTTCTTGAATTTTCTCACAAGAAATGACATTTCAGAAGGAAAGAGCTTCATCCAATCACTCAAGATCAACTAAAATAATGAATCACTCAAGATCAACTAAAAGTtcatgagatatatatatatatatatatatataaactatataaaactAATGAATAAATAGGTTTGTGTAACGGATGATAATTTGTTACTTTGTTTATATTTCACTAGCTTCGAGTAATATGTTTGCTTATGTTTCAACCATCTTCCTAGGGTAAACATCTCTCGATATATAGTCAGGGAAAGAGTCTAAGGCAACCATAAGAATATCGGTTAGGCCACTTAAGAGCTAAATGCTCAAGTCACCCTGACTAGGATCACTCACTGTTTACCCGTTTCTCTTTCTTTCTGTCTCATTTTACACTTTCAATGTGTTACAATAAAAACGGTTTGATTTGAATTTGTTTTCgatattattttataatgattCTAATATTCCCTCCCataaaattgttatatatatgaaagatacCATTCTACTCTTAATTCTAACATTCCCTCTCATAAATTTTCTATACACAAAATTATCATTTTGttcataattatttaatttacatCCTCAATttcttatcttataaaatatctgcactaactctttacatcaattacttacacaaTTACACTTATCACCACTAACAGTCAACCACCACCAacgatcaccaccaccacttaaCCATAGTCCATCACCACATTACGTTGTAcaattctatttatttattgtaatacgAAATAATTATAATCAAATCTTGTCATTGATTAGTTAACATTCATATTATATCTCAAGGCATAACATTTATCTCCTATTCATTTCGCAAACTCTCGACTAAAATATAAGAGTAAACTAGTTTGTCAACAACCATCCGTCTAAGAGCATCTACAATGGCAAAATTTGAAAAGCTTTTTTGATAAAaagtgtgtaagtgtgtgtaagatttttttaaaaaaaagtcttaCTCTCCAATGATAAAAAAAGCTTTTGAAGACTCAAagcaaaataaaatacataaatatagtaCAAAAATAGGTTTAGGATCAAACCTATAGCttgatatatataaagcttTTCATCATCTCTATCCTCTTAAAAACCTATATTATATTCAACTTcaagcttttaaaagctttttatcaTTGGAGGAGAAGACTTTTATAAAAAACTCTTACACATTTTACatactattttaataaaaaaagctTTTCAAATTGAACCATTGTGGATGCTCTAAGTGGTTCATATGACACACATAGACATAGTAATCTTAACAATAAAAGTGTTATGAATTACTCCATCCGTCCCATTAGAAGTGTCCTAGTTTGAATATTCAAagactttatttttaaactttgaccttaaatatatatttttatgttatataaaacttgatgaaagttatatcaatgaaaacacTTCTAAAACACAATTAATTCGCATAACTTCCATCAAGTATTATCTAACACAATGAAAATTATTTAAGGGTCAAAGTTAGATTAGTTAGACTTTGAAAACTTAAAACAAGACACTTCTAGTAGTACGGAGAgagtaataaatataatatgtggAGCCGGTGGGCTAGTGACCCATATATCTATGATCCAAATGTATCTTTcaacaaacaaaaatcattaattaatttatccgCCACGTTTCTTTCGCCATACATGAAGACACAACTATCGTAAATGTTGTCTTCATTTCGAAACGCTTGTGGTGGGAAGGATGGCAGCAGACAGCAGTGAAGAAGGCCCGTGGTGGCGGTGAAAAATAAGAATCAAAAcaagtaaaatatgaaaaataatgtaTCACTCCCATGTGTATACATACTATATCATATGCATAAATGAGTCTTTTTAAAAGGTTGATGACGACGACACCAACAACAAGACCTAATCCCTAAATGGGATATGGGGAGGTGagttgtagacagtcttacctatactcaaaggtagagaggctgcttccataaATACCTTTGGCCAGAAGAAGTAGTagaaaagtgtaaagagtttagTTTTCATACATGTCGGCCGAAAAAAATGGCATAGAAGATGTACCTATCTGCTAAGTATCCCCCGACTACGTTAAGACGACATGCACCTAACATACTATATTACAAGTTCgacaatacatatacaataacaaCCATATACTTTGtaacaaataaacataataaaaatttaaacataatagGCATAGCCCCCtacaagaaaccaaaacgtGTATTAAGAAAAGacccatacatacatataaatagtaaTTAACTAATAATTTATGTGTCCGATGGGCCTACAGATTCTAAACAACATATGAAACCAAGTAACTAAGAACGCTTAACTAGACTAATTCAAGCCCTCTCACATGACTCTCAAAACCACTAAACTAATCTTAGTCCTCAAAGTATTCTCTCATTGGTTATGTCCTCAGTTGGGCAAAGCATTTTGGGGTTAACGCTATAGTGACCTCCCCCATCGGTTTAGGTCTATAACTACTCAAGGCCAAAAACTACTACGGAGGTCACTGAAAACGAAAGTCTAAGTAAAAGTCTACATAACCTATTTCCCATATGCCTTTTACTCCTTTTCCTTAACCTCCTCCAGAACACTCTATTTGAGTGTTTGGTATATTGTCCTTTCACCTCCGTCGACCTAGCTCTTCTCCTGGCGAAGCCGTTTGTAACATCAAGTCACCTTAGTTGGGCCCACTTCTTCTGGCCAAACCATCACTAACATCCTTGGGCAAGGCAATATGGGAAAAAAATGTTGATCTTAGTCACACAAAACCCAACCCTAACCTAATCCtctactctaatcctagttctccagGCCGTCCTATCCGACGTCAAGTAATCCGACAATCCAAGCTCCCTTAGGTCCTTCGCTAGTCGCtcctcccacctcatcttaGGCCTACCCCTTCTTCAAATGCTGTCAACGTGAATAGATTCTGCTTTTCTTAAAGGTGTTGTTTGGTCTCTTTTCCTAATTTGACAAAACCATCTCAATCGTCCTTCCCGtagcttgttaatgatggtccctaTTAAATCATAATTTGAACGATAACTTTAACTTTAActttaaatgaagaagatgattaaTCTTACATCATTGTGACAAGCTGAATCTtatcacatgtcatcatcttatatattaggagaatttttatgcttatgaattatgataattaattattactttttaaatatttttacttaatatgatattttggacttttatattttataatatgagagaaaataaaaaaattgtaaattaaatttatggtGAAAATCATATTTAAATACTAGCACATTACCGGCGCAATGCACTGGTAGTCGTGGAAGCgatgatgtggtggtgggggcgactCTTGATGTTAGATGAGGCGTCGAGTGATGTATatagttgatgtaaaaataattgatatattttaaaagattgataatgtaatataatcattaatgttaaaggaTAATGTAGGTGAATTATATTAAGAGGGGTTAAGTGAAACTATTACATAATATTTtacactttcaaaaataaagtgATATTCTTTTATACTAGCAAGGTGCCCGTGCAAATGCGACGACGGTGGCGGCAATGTGATGATGATTAGTGGCGACTGATAGTGGTGACGATGAACAATTTAGGCTATTcatataaatgtaattaatataatggttagtgTCAGAGTGGAAGGCTTGGtggtgtaatttatttcattaaaggtattttaggtataatagtgaaaatagttaaattagtgaaaaaggaagaagatgatttagagAAAGAATAAGgagtattttaataatattgcatagagtaactttcaacattaccataaataaaatggatcatttcttttatgtggaagtataaatatatatagatatagattatagattataaatatttatatattttcacaaTAGGATTTATGAAGATTAATAATGAGGTTAATAATAGATTCTTTTACAGTATATTTAAAATCGTCACATTGAGAGCCTTAACAATATTATACCTATCTACGCTTATAAAACCATACCTTATAGTATATTGCTTTGTGTGAGTGCTTTAGAATTAGAGTGTTATTAATATATCCGTTTTGTcgataaaaaaatgtatatggaAAATAATATATACCTTAATTAGAAGTCggtcaaaataataaatataaataataaataaatattaataaataaggAAAAATAGAAGACCTAGTATTTGGGGTTTGTTCTAGAAATCGACACGTCTGAAAACATATACTAGGCAGTCATGGCATACGTTATGTGCAGCCGTTGGGTTTTTCTAATTACTAttattctttaattaatttttttattttcctggTTGGTTTGTGGCCTGGGAGTGTTTCTCTGTATTCCAAGCAATTTGGATTCACATTCACATTCGCCGCCTTTCCTTTTCAATGCGATCATCAAACGGTAAATTCTTATcattaaaactaatttaatcACAATTATCGAATAAATAATTCTCTTGCAATTCGTTTTTGACAGGATTTGAAAATTCCAAAGATTTTGAAACGGAAAAattggagaagaagaagaagaatgatgatgaaaataataataataatttatttatgaatccaacaacatcatcatcatcttctgatTCTTGTTGTATAATACATCATCATGAAtatgaaaaagaacttgaacttATTCCTCCTCCTGCTTCTAATATGATTCCTGAACCAATTAAACAACCGCCGCCGCCGCCCCCTAATTCCGGTGATAATTTAGGGGTTTCCGAAAGAGCTTTATCTGCCGCTGGCGCCGCTTTTCTTTCCGCCATTATTGTTAACCCCCTTGATGTTGCCAAAGTATGTTCCTTTTTTTCATTtcctttaattattttttctttttctatcaattgttaattatatatgtatgtatgtattgatAGTTGAATGGTTGTGATAATTACAGACGAGGCTGCAAGCACAGGCTGCAGGTGTAGCTTACTCCCATCCCATGACTAATCATACCGCTCGAATGGCAGTTTTCGGACCAAACATGGTACCTGTTCTATTTAACATTTCTTGTTCTTAATTCatgttttgtaatatatattaagttagtTAATGTTACCAAGAGTATTACTTTATGTATCCTTTTGGGAGGAATGTGAGAAATCCCATATT
The Erigeron canadensis isolate Cc75 chromosome 2, C_canadensis_v1, whole genome shotgun sequence DNA segment above includes these coding regions:
- the LOC122586421 gene encoding flavanone 3-dioxygenase 3-like; translated protein: MESDDDANKRYPIGQTPPEKEFSYVPKSYEISTSSRPSLNPEITNVVVIDLAGLNDPDQRPNIVKNIGNVCRESGFFQIINHGISQKVLDDALGTAFGFFNLPTTEKTRYMSNDVHKPVRYGTSLKDGVDKTQFWRIFLKHYAHPLNDWIQQWPDKPSDYRDKMGDYAMKARHLALELMRAITESLGIGPKYLENKMEDGMQVMAVNCYPKCPEPHLALGLPPHSDYSCITIVHHSLCGLEIMDASDGTWRLVPELHGALQVHVGDHVEVLSNGLYKSIVHRVTLNNDKTRVSIASLHSMGMDEKMAPAEELITDEHPTKYKESSFRDFLNFLTRNDISEGKSFIQSLKIN